One window from the genome of Strix uralensis isolate ZFMK-TIS-50842 chromosome 22, bStrUra1, whole genome shotgun sequence encodes:
- the SNX11 gene encoding sorting nexin-11: MLENREEELTTVRVQDPRVQNEGSWNSYVDYKIFLHTNSKAFTAKTSCVRRRYREFVWLRRQLQKNAGLVPVPELPGKSTFFVGSTDEFIEKRRQGLQQFLEKVVQNVVLLSDSRLHLFLQSQLSVPEIEACVQGQGSQTVTEAILHYAMSNCGWVQEEESRPALLPGGDLHGSCAGLGSPQGPSCLESFPYWSDFGMDDTHSDSPDEPAEPLGGRREMQ; this comes from the exons ATGTTGGAGAACCGAGAGGAA GAGCTGACGACGGTGCGTGTTCAGGACCCCCGGGTGCAGAACGAAGGCTCCTGGAACTCCTATGTGGATTATAAAATCTTCCTCCAT accAACAGCAAAGCCTTTACCGCCAAGACCTCATGCGTGCGGCGCCGGTACCGTGAATTCGTGTGGCTGAGGAGGCAGCTCCAGAAGAATGCTGGCTTGGT gcCTGTCCCGGAGCTGCCCGGGAAATCCACCTTCTTCGTGGGCAGCACGGATGAGTTCATCGAGAAACGGAGACAGGGGCTGCAGCAGTTCCTGGAGAA GGTCGTGCAGAACGTGGTCCTCCTCTCCGACAGCCGCCTGCACCTTTTCCTGCAGAGCCAGCTCTCGGTCCCCGAGATAGAGGCGTGTGTGCAAGGCCAGGGATCGCAGACGGTGACAGAAGCCATCCTGCACTACGCCATGTCCAACTGCGGCTGggtgcaggaggaagagagccgCCCCGCGCTGCTGCCGGGAGGGGACCTGCACGGCAG ctgtgccGGCCTGGGAAGCCCGCAGGGTCCGAGCTGCCTGGAGTCCTTCCCGTACTGGAGTGACTTTGGCATGGACGACACCCACTCGGACAGTCCGGATGAGCCAGCGGAGCCCCTGGGCGGTCGGCGTGAGATGCAGTAA
- the CBX1 gene encoding chromobox protein homolog 1 — protein sequence MGKKQNKKKVEEVLEEEEEEYVVEKVLDRRVVKGKVEYLLKWKGFSDEDNTWEPEENLDCPDLIAEFLQSQKTAHESEKSEGSKRKAESDTEDKGEESKPKKKKEESEKPRGFARGFEPERIIGATDSSGELMFLMKWKNSDEADLVPAKEANIKCPQVVISFYEERLTWHSYPSEDDDKKEDKN from the exons atgggaaaaaaacagaacaagaagaaagtggaagaggtcttagaggaagaggaggaggagtatGTGGTGGAGAAGGTCCTGGATCGGCGAGTGGTGAAGGGCAAAGTGGAATACCTGCTGAAGTGGAAAGGCTTCTCGGA TGAAGATAACACATGGGAGCCAGAGGAGAACCTCGACTGCCCAGACCTCATTGCAGAGTTCCTTCAGTCCCAGAAAACTGCACATGAGAGCGAGAAGTCTGAGGGAAGCAAGCGCAAAGCGGAGTCTGACACGGAGGATAAAGGGGAGGAGAGCAAACcaaagaagaagaaggaggag TCAGAGAAACCGCGAGGCTTCGCCCGAGGATTTGAGCCAGAGCGAATCATTGGTGCCACGGATTCCAGCGGGGAGCTCATGTTCCTGATGAAGTG GAAGAACTCCGACGAGGCCGACCTGGTCCCTGCCAAGGAAGCCAACATCAAGTGCCCGCAGGTGGTCATCTCGTTCTACGAGGAGAGGTTGACATGGCATTCCTACCCCTCAGAGGACGATGACAAGAAAGAGGACAAGAACTAA